The following nucleotide sequence is from Coffea eugenioides isolate CCC68of chromosome 3, Ceug_1.0, whole genome shotgun sequence.
AGAGATGCATGAGCAGTGTGCACGTTGTCAAGAGTTAATCACGCAACACATAAAGCAAGAAGTCAAAgtgcaaacaaagaaaaatcttCCACCCTGACAATTTATTTAGAAGAGTTCTCCAATTCCTCAATTTCAAACATCTTCTCTTAACCACCCCCATTTTGAATACTGACTGATTCATGACCTACCAAGTCCCTTTGTCCGACcaaatcaaacaaaattaatGCCTAATAAGCTTACCTCCTTCCTCAATTATCTCCCTTCTCTGAACAAATTCACAAATTCACAAATACTCAAGTACTAGACTACAGTACAGTACTGGCTTTGTTTGgatatcaaaattttttaagtAATATTTTgtttgtatcataaacacattttaatctatttttttatatttttaattaccattttatctcatatatatatatatatatatataatcacaAAACTCTATTCAAACAAACCACCTTTCCTTCTCTGCCTCGAGAGTAGACAATCCTCATAGTATTTATTTCATTACTTCCTTCCCCAATTCAAAAGCTAATCACTctatttcattatttatttcattACTTCCCCAATTCAAAAGTTTCAAACTCTTTCTACAGAGGCCCACAGACCAACGGTCTACCAGGAACAAAAGCTAATCAGAAAGTTTAAaaagcaatttaaagaaaagaaacccacacaaaaatggaaaagttacatGACAAACGGTCACCATTTCTTCCCTCACATATACTTCCAAGTTCCAGCACCACCGAAATCCTTCCTCCaaatattccaaaattattACTCCTATTATTAGGTCTCAAAGAGAAAagctgaaaaaagaaaaaaaggttttttttaAGAGCATCCGATAACACATTTACTATTCACCAAtactattatatatatacacatgctAATAATTATTGCTCTCtgttatatttatatatttttcttatttaatctTACATGTCCtatcttgtatttatttattttttctcattaatcttatatttgaaaaaaatataacatttaaaaTATATCTTGCCAAGTACTCTATGGATACATATTAAACAAattgaaagggaaaaaaaaaaacttccctTACTTTTCTTCCTAAGAACAAGAAGGCAAAAAAGAATTCGGTGACCCACTTTGAGACGCCACGCCGCCTAATACATCATTATCacttcaaaaaagaaaaaaaataatcgAAACGACAATTTCGTCTTTGTCCTCTGGTGCGTATAAACCGGCGATGTTGCTACGCTCCTGCTACATCTAACAAATATTTTATGTTCGCGTCACATTTTGACCTGAAGCTTACGagattttattaattgttaCTTTTGGTTGATGGCAAAAGTCTTCAAGAAAATTACGATTTATATGTACATTTAACGAGTTAATTACAATTCCAAGCATAATTAGGTAAAATTAAGATAGAAATTCAAACTTGCTGCTAATAGGATCAAATCATGCTTAATCAAAATGGGTACTATGCTCAACTAATCTCACCCAGAACTTAATAATAAAACGTGATAATATATGAGTAAGGATATGTCTAATGCGACGCACAGTAAATTGAGTATGATTGAAGTGTTTTGACAAGTATTTATTGGACACTCGTCAGAAAGTTCTTATCGATATAACTCGATTCGACTCAACTACTGCTTCAGTAACAATGGAAAAATgttggctccgtttggattagctgtttttggagttgtttttcaaaaacagcactgtagcatttcgtttttgaaatacaagtccgtttggattagttgttttttaggttgtttttcaaaaactatatgaaaaacttttactgtagatgttttttggattatttttaaaggtattttttaaacatatttttgggtatttttataattttatttttacatacatttatgcatttataatacatttataaatatttataaataaatatatttatatattcgctaaaaaatatataaatgtattatattatatataatacataatataaatatatttataaatgtataagtgtatattataaatgtataaattataaatgaatattatataaatgtataaatgtataaattataaattataaattttatatttttatataaatatacatttatggatttataatacatttataaatatttataaataaatatatttatataaaaatacaaaaatttattataaatttattatattatatataatacataatataaatatatttataaatgtataagtgtatattattgtaaatttataaattataaacgaATATtacataaatgtataaattataaattataaattataaattatatatttttatataaatatacatttataaataaatatatttatgtatttatataaaaatatataaacgtattatattacatataatacatattataaatatatttataaatgtaaaagtgtatattattataaatgtataaattacaaatgaatattatataaatgtataaattataattttattaatatatattaatattatgtataaatgtattaatataattaatataaatgtaaaaatgtattaatattatgtgtaaatgtaaaattaatattattaatattaatataaatgtattataaatgtattatattatgtataatacataatataaatgtatattataaatatacattaatatatattatgtataaatgtatattatgtataaatgtataatatatattatattatatataatttatataatatataatattcatataaatatattataaatatattataaatatgtaaaaatatttttaagtaaaataaaatatttacaatatgtaaaaataaatatataaatatttaatttatataatatacattaatattaattataaatattataatattataaatatggtgtttatataatatttcaatttgtaatatttattgtatatctcattatataaatatataattttcaatttgtataatatacataatattgtatatatataatatattatacataatatacattattacattattacatattatgtatattatatattatacctAACATTATTAGACATTATTATAcacaataatgtacataataatattatacattaataatgtatatattataatataatgtacataatatattatgtataaatatttacacatttatgtatacaatattacatattatttatattatattatgtatattataatatattatgtataatattaatgtatataaatatttatataatatataatatatataattttcaatttgtatatttcaatttatattaatataatatatatatataatatacataattgaaatatacatatgtagttgtttttgatataatgtttggatatggtgtttttggagttgttttggaaatacacatttactgtagcatttggaatgtgaaaaacagtttttcaaaaacagcccCAAAAACAAGGGATCCAAACAGTTGTATTCTGGTAgttttgtgatataatgtaaGTTAGATTAAATTGCaattagtaaaaaaaatgaCACATCGCCTGAAGTAACATAAGCATAGAAACTATTATATAGAGTTCAGGTATATTTAGCATACTAATAACATCAACCTATATAGAGtagtaggggtggcaattttcgacacgacctgaaaacacgacacgaacctaacacgaaattaatgggtttgggttgaggttttggGAATttgggtcagaatcgggttggacccgatgaacccgaaaagaaaacaggtcgatttcgggtcaacccgtggcgacctgatatgacccgatataacccgtttacgaattaaaaataatttaataaacataaaaataattttatctaactaaactaagttattctttttttcaaagacattaattacttaatcttaaatgaatttatttaatttgtgtgaagttgaaattattatatttagacaaataatatattatattatattttacttttatactgttttaatttattttatattttgtttgggataaaacacttttacggtgtttaatttattttagatttggtttggaattatttatttaaatttttattacttgattatgtaattagttttgtgaaaaattgattttattagaaattacagtgataaattaataaattaaaattaaatttcgggttgacccgccaacccgtcaacctgaaattttcgggttcgggtcagcatacctgacccgtcacgggttggcgggtcaacacggattgacccgaacccgacccgccaacctgatttggacccgaattgccacccctataGAGTAGTATTAGGTAAAAATGGCGCAATTCAACTTTTTGGTGTCAGGAGTGTAGTGTATAATTAATTACTCGAAAGTGTTttaaaaaattccaaaaaatttccaaattacGCTAATATTGCAAACCTTAAACCACGGGCTCACAAGTCACAACCTTACAGCTTCCCCTAGGCTGTCCccatattattattttattattattattattatttccttTCCCATTTGCATTCCGCGTCTTCCTTCGCTTTTCCTTCCTGCGTTACCATTTCCATGATGAGATTAACGCACACTCCCACACGCTAAGAAACACGCACAATGTACTAGTAGTAGTAACTCAAACTCTAACGCTGTTCCTATCAATCATCCCTTTTACTAGTTCAAAACTTCAAACAAATATATCCCTCCCAGAAACTTTTCTTCCATCtctaaaagaaaaggaaaagaagaacatGGCAGCCAcgaccaccaccaccaccagcaCCTGTTTTCTGTTTCTGTTCATCTTGTCTCAAGTCCGGGCCCAACCCACGGCGCCGTCACCCGCCGCGGATGTCTGCAACGGAGTTTTTCTCTCCTACACTTTCACGTCGTCTCGGAAAATCCCACCCACGCTCAGATCCGTCCCGGCCCGACAGCCATACCGCTTCCAGTCTACCCTCCATGTTCTCAACAATGGCCTTCAGGAACTCAAGTCGTGGCGGGTTTTTGTTGGTTTCCAGCACGACGAGTTCTTGGTGTCTGCTTCTAACGCTGTGTTAGCAGATGGAAGCTCTTTGCCTGTGGGTGTGGGAAATGGGACCGTCTTCGCGGGTTACCCGAATTCGGATCTCAAGACTGCCATTGAAACAGCTGGAGATCAGACTCAGATGGGTGTTCAGGTCGATTTGGTCGGGACCCAGTTCGGTGTTGGGTCGCCTGATGTCCCTATGCCCCAAAACATCTCTTTAGTCAATGATGGTTGGCTTTGCCCGAAACCCAGCACGCAAggtaatatatacatatatattttttggccTTGAACATTTATGgtttaatctttcttttttttttaaagaaaaaaacaaattatGATCATTTTTAGTAGGAATTAATCAAATTAAGTTACTGGGTTTTAGTTGTCTCCCTCTgttttggagtgatttgggtTTTAGTGGGTGGTTGCTGAGGAAAGTGCTGAAGATTGAATAAAGatttgatttttatgtgcttttgCATTGGAAAAGAGATGATGTTGGTAGGCGGGAGAATCATAGATTTGTGTTCTGTGTAGGATTTTTATGTCTTTGTAGCATGATATGAGGAATTATGAAATCCTATTTATTAGGAATTTTCCCGTGATTTTTGGCTGTTATTGGTATTTGGGGCTGCTTCCTTATAAGCTATTTAATTGTGGTTTGTTTTATACGGTTTGGGTACTTCTCCGCAAATTTATACATGCTAGTTTTGTTCGGACTTTCATATTTTCATTTCCTTGTTTCTAGAACGGCTTTGTTGGCATTTTAGCTGATGCCCTTTCGTAGTTTGTCTGATTTTACCACATATATTGACACAAAGCCATATAGGAGGACTCGAAGAAAATCACTCCACGAAAACCGTACGTATATCAAATTATCATTCCACTCAGCATTCTGATTCATAAATCGTAGTAAGTAGACTTCCACCAATAATCTGAATTAAGGCTTGTAGTTGAGCTGTGCAAACTTTGtcattgattttgaaaaaaaacatATTACGACACCGAGTACATCTGCGAAACGGCATGTCTGCACTTGTCATGGTCATGTATTTAGAATTGAAGGAAGAGGGAAGGAGAGATTAACTCTAGTCATCTGATATTATGCAATGTCTGGAATTAAGGGCTTATGAGTGAGTAAACAGTTGACTCGCAGATTTGTGTTGGCAAGTTTCTTGGCTTCAAAAACTGTCACGCATTCATTATTACTGACATCATCCATTGTCTTGAGGAATTTCTTgagctttttatttttttcaggaAAGAATGTAATGCAAGTATGTTGCACCCAAGATTCAAAGTTTAAGGCCAATGTGACAACTGAAGAATTTCTTCCTCGTCAAAATGGTGATCTGACAATCATGTATGACGTAATCAGAACGTATGACTCTAATTACTGGGCACAAGTTACGATCTCCAACCATAATCCCCTTGGCCGTCTTGATAACTGGAAATTGAGCTGGGACTGGATGAGAGATGAGTTTATCTTTGCAATGAAGGGTGCATATCCTGCAGTGGTTGATACTTCTGAATGCATCTTTGGCAAACAGGGTCAGTTTTATCGAGACCTTGACTTTTCCACTGCCCTGAATTGTGAGAGAAGGCCAACCATAATTGACCTGCCTCTGGCAAAGACTAATGACACAAATCTGGGGATGATACCTTTTTGTTGCCGGAATGGGACAATTTTGCCACCATCTATGGACCCAAGCAAGTCAATTTCGTCATTCCAGATTAATGTTTTCAAAATGCCACCGGATAATAATCGTTCCCAGCTAAATCCTCCACAGAACTGGAACATCACTGGCACGGTGAATCCTGATTACCAGTGTGGACCTCCAGTACGGGTAAGTCCCAGTGAATTTCCAGACCCAAGTGGGTTGCTCTCAAATACTGCTGCCGTTGCTAGCTGGCAAGTAGTCTGCAATATCACACAACCAAAGGGAGCAAGCCCAAGATGCTGCGTATCATTTTCTGCTTACTACAATGAATCTATCATACCATGCCAAACATGTGCTTGTGGTTGCCCTTCTACTAGTACTAGTACATGTAGTGCCAAGGCTCCAGCTCTCCTCCTGCCATCCCAGGCTCTCCTCATTCCTGTTGAAAATCGAACTCAGCTGGCCAAGGCTTGGGCTGGTCTTCACCATTTTCCAGTGCCAAATCCACTGCCTTGCGCAGATAATTGTGGTGTCAGCATCAATTGGCACGTGGCTACAGATTACAGTGGTGGATGGTCTGCACGTATTACAATTTTCAACTGGGACGATTTCTCTTTTCCTGACTGGTTTGCAGCAGTTGAATTGGACAAAACTGCTTCTGGTTTTGAAAAGGTTTACTCTTTCAACGGAAGTACCTTAAGTGGTGTCAACAACACTATTGTTATGCAGGGTATGGAAGGCTTGAATTATCTGGTGGCAGAATCGGATGGAGCTGACCCGCAGAAGGATTTCAGAGTGCCCGGGAAGCAACAGTCAGTTATCTCATTCACAAAAAAGAATATACCAGGAGTTGACATTGCTGGTGGTGATGGATTCCCCACTAAAGTTTACTTCAATGGAGAGGAATGCTCCCTCCCCAGAATACTTCCAACCAATAATTCCTACAGGATGGGCTCATCCATTATAATCTCTCTCATTTTTGCCCTTGCAGTTTTCTTGTTTATGCAGCAATAACAATGGATTAGGTGTGTGATTCATTGAGAATTGTGCTGCTCATTCGTTTATTCTTTTATTGGTGAATCAGCTGATGACGTACCAATTGGTCAGTGTTCAGTGTTTCGGTGAGAGAACTTCTGCATTCAACCATCGGTAGACGTACAAATTGCTGCTACAAATTTGGTTGTCGATTCTCAATGGTGAATGTTGTGCAGAAAACCATACTTGGGCTCGCAGCCACCACATTTAGCTTCCATACCATGCTTTATAGTTTTGTACAATTCATGTTTATTCGCTTATATCATTATCTCCTGAAAGTGCATTACAgtgattttttaaatatttcttTCTCTAGCTTCTTGAATTACCAATGCAACTTGAATGAGAAAAAGGTTGGGAAGCAAAAGGCAAAATGTTGGCTTGTGAACTTCACCGCAGGATTCATTTTTTGGCTGTTTAACGGACTAGCTTAGGAATGGACAGCTACGGATTGATTTTGGGCTTGCGCTCTGATACGTTTTTGCCATTACTTGCCACATCGTAGCAATTCCGTGAGCGTATACAAGGAAATAGTCTTGGGGTTGGGGCAAAATCAGGCTCTAAGTTTATTGAAAAACAAATATGAAAGACTCAAAAATTGGTATCACAAAACAGAGTGAATGTGCACCATTGGATTTCtgaacagaaaacaaaagaattttgTTATTCGTTAGATATATATAGTATACCAATAGCGTACGCTGGAAGGTAGAATTTCTACCAATGATTTGGTTCTAGCATCAATTACTTGCGGAATATACCCACAAATGTGGAGAACTTCTGACTGAATTGGTTGTTCCACTCTACTAAACATTGTTTGGAATGCCAACCTTTGGCAGAATTATTCAGCCTTAATAGTATTCTTTCGTTCGAGTTCAAAATAACAATGGAAACAAGCTAATTATTCAACCTTATTATTCTttttgagtgtgtttggattgtaccTTACCTTATTTACACACACTGACTTGCTTGCATCATTGACACATTTTcgaatcatctttttatctcacatacattacataaaaaaaattattccaaataatctcctatctaAAATATTAAGCTCATCATTCCCAACAACATACTTAGATCTAGTGTGACGATATTAAGGCTTGAAGACCATGATCAATAAGAACGACATGAAAATCCCACAAACCAATGAAGAGATTCATTTCCATCAAATAATTATTGAGTGATAAGAACAATTCGATAGTATGAAGGAGTTGGCTTATAAAGGCTTAGAAACACAATCTAGCACGAAAACAATTGGGAAGAACATCAAACAAAATCTGTACATAATAATTGATTCCAAAAGGAAAAAGCGAAAAAAAATTCCTTATTCGAATTATGAAAGGGCTCAAGTTTGATAAAAATACGAGGAAATTATCCCCAAACCAAAAAGACTTGCAACCAGAATGAAAAATACCAAAGCAAGTGCCTAATTCTAGCTACAATCACCTACCTAAAGCCAGTCAAAATTTTGCATGCATGCCTTTGCACATCATGCAGCAGTGTCAACACATTTCTTCACCTTACCCCGGCTGATTCATCTGACTACATTCTTCCGGCTTAACCTCAAAAACAACCCTTAAAACCTATTCACGCCAAGTAGTCAAAACCAAGATGTTTTCCTTTTGAGTGAACTAGGAGCTGAATCTCCTAGCCGAATGGAGATCACTTACCTCTAACAACAACTATATACACCATTAACCACAATCTTTAAACCATCTACACTAGAGATGAGGCATCATACTGGGAGATTATCCAAAGGATAACCATCAAATCCAAATTCACTTTCCACTGATCCAATGCCTTCTTGCTGTTACAAAGCATAAAAAAGAAGTGAGTTATCAAGCCAATGGCTTGTGTATAACATTTAATACTTTCAAAAACAAGCTGCAAAAAGGAAAGGCAACATCAAACTCACTTGTTTAAGAAGAGCA
It contains:
- the LOC113766984 gene encoding COBRA-like protein 7; protein product: MAATTTTTTSTCFLFLFILSQVRAQPTAPSPAADVCNGVFLSYTFTSSRKIPPTLRSVPARQPYRFQSTLHVLNNGLQELKSWRVFVGFQHDEFLVSASNAVLADGSSLPVGVGNGTVFAGYPNSDLKTAIETAGDQTQMGVQVDLVGTQFGVGSPDVPMPQNISLVNDGWLCPKPSTQGKNVMQVCCTQDSKFKANVTTEEFLPRQNGDLTIMYDVIRTYDSNYWAQVTISNHNPLGRLDNWKLSWDWMRDEFIFAMKGAYPAVVDTSECIFGKQGQFYRDLDFSTALNCERRPTIIDLPLAKTNDTNLGMIPFCCRNGTILPPSMDPSKSISSFQINVFKMPPDNNRSQLNPPQNWNITGTVNPDYQCGPPVRVSPSEFPDPSGLLSNTAAVASWQVVCNITQPKGASPRCCVSFSAYYNESIIPCQTCACGCPSTSTSTCSAKAPALLLPSQALLIPVENRTQLAKAWAGLHHFPVPNPLPCADNCGVSINWHVATDYSGGWSARITIFNWDDFSFPDWFAAVELDKTASGFEKVYSFNGSTLSGVNNTIVMQGMEGLNYLVAESDGADPQKDFRVPGKQQSVISFTKKNIPGVDIAGGDGFPTKVYFNGEECSLPRILPTNNSYRMGSSIIISLIFALAVFLFMQQ